One genomic window of Elusimicrobiota bacterium includes the following:
- the ilvE gene encoding branched-chain-amino-acid transaminase, which produces MDSKATFVSPLPGGTALQIYLNGSLVPKEKAVVSVFDHGLLYGDGVFEGIRAYNGRVFRLKEHLDRLYRSAQAIVLDIGMSVEKMQEAVLQTLRANGLRDAYIRLVVTRGVGDLGLDPKKCPRATVFIIADKIALYPEECYTQGLEVNTVSTRRNSSQALNPNIKSLNYLNNILAKIEAGVSGAREAIMLSLEGYVAECTGDNIFYVLGNRLVTPPSAAGALEGITRGAVIELASSVELVPEEKLFTPFNLYTAEEVFLTGTAAEVIPVVRIDARPIGQGKPGPKTQRLMKAFHELTQRDGVAI; this is translated from the coding sequence ATCGACAGTAAGGCAACCTTTGTTTCACCCTTACCCGGAGGCACGGCCCTTCAAATTTATCTTAACGGTTCTCTCGTTCCCAAGGAAAAGGCGGTGGTTTCTGTTTTCGACCATGGGCTTCTCTACGGCGATGGGGTGTTCGAAGGCATCCGTGCCTACAATGGCCGAGTGTTCCGTCTCAAGGAACATTTAGACCGTCTGTATCGATCGGCTCAGGCCATTGTCCTCGATATCGGGATGTCGGTGGAGAAGATGCAGGAGGCGGTGCTCCAGACCCTGCGCGCCAATGGGTTGCGGGATGCCTATATTCGCCTCGTGGTCACGCGCGGGGTTGGCGATCTCGGTCTTGACCCAAAAAAGTGTCCGCGTGCAACCGTTTTTATCATTGCCGATAAAATTGCCCTTTACCCTGAAGAATGTTACACCCAAGGTCTCGAGGTCAATACAGTTTCGACGAGGCGGAACTCCAGTCAAGCCCTAAACCCCAATATCAAGTCGCTTAATTATTTAAACAATATCCTTGCGAAAATCGAGGCGGGCGTCTCGGGGGCTCGGGAAGCCATTATGCTCTCCCTGGAAGGCTATGTGGCGGAATGCACTGGCGACAACATCTTTTATGTTTTGGGAAACCGGCTTGTGACTCCGCCGTCCGCGGCTGGGGCATTGGAGGGGATTACCCGGGGAGCGGTTATTGAATTGGCCTCTTCGGTGGAATTGGTTCCCGAAGAAAAACTGTTCACTCCCTTTAATCTTTACACGGCGGAAGAAGTGTTCCTGACCGGGACCGCCGCCGAGGTGATTCCGGTTGTTCGGATTGATGCACGCCCCATAGGACAGGGAAAACCCGGTCCTAAAACCCAACGGCTCATGAAAGCTTTTCACGAGCTGACCCAGCGGGACGGCGTCGCGATCTGA
- a CDS encoding ABC transporter permease → MKFFELFLALRYLKGSRRNMGGSLTSVIAVAGVAVGVAALIATLAVMTGFREDIRAKILGAQPHLLIQSSSGTGLPEQDYSDRFAGISEAEDWAPFVMGQALAKSEGGTQGVVVKGVDPAQEQRVTGLGNKMIEGEWEILSDPALAMGKAPPLFLGKELARELRVGVGDRLLLAVPSGDASGMSSLPFFFSFTVAGILQTGLYDYDSSLAVVGLSTAQKIFNLKNRYSGIGVRLKNADAFAGPAIKIQQRFSSQAMVRSWLGMNRPLFAALKLEKIVMFLILALITLVAAFTILSNLLLVTAQRVREIGILRAMGATRGAIQRIFLLKGFLMGLLGTGGGMLLGLGISLLLKRYEFVKLPADVYYVERLPVTIVPGDVALVAVAAVLIVLLATLYPARAASRLDALDAIRRI, encoded by the coding sequence ATGAAATTCTTTGAACTTTTTTTGGCCCTGCGTTATTTGAAAGGCTCTCGTCGGAATATGGGGGGGTCTCTCACGTCGGTAATCGCGGTGGCGGGTGTGGCGGTGGGGGTGGCGGCGCTGATTGCCACGTTGGCGGTGATGACCGGTTTTAGGGAAGATATCCGGGCGAAAATTTTAGGGGCCCAACCCCACCTCTTGATTCAGTCCAGTTCCGGAACGGGCTTGCCGGAACAGGATTATTCAGACCGATTTGCGGGGATATCGGAGGCGGAGGACTGGGCGCCCTTTGTGATGGGGCAAGCCCTTGCGAAAAGCGAGGGAGGAACCCAAGGAGTGGTGGTCAAGGGAGTCGATCCCGCTCAAGAACAGCGGGTCACGGGTTTGGGAAACAAAATGATTGAGGGAGAATGGGAGATTCTTTCCGATCCGGCGCTGGCCATGGGCAAGGCCCCCCCGCTTTTCTTGGGGAAAGAGCTCGCTCGGGAACTTCGGGTGGGGGTGGGCGATCGGCTATTGCTGGCGGTCCCTTCCGGAGATGCTTCGGGGATGAGTTCCCTGCCGTTTTTCTTTTCCTTTACGGTGGCCGGAATCCTTCAGACCGGACTCTATGACTATGATTCCTCCTTGGCGGTTGTGGGGCTTTCAACCGCACAGAAAATTTTCAATTTAAAAAATCGTTATTCGGGGATCGGTGTGCGATTAAAAAACGCCGACGCCTTCGCCGGTCCGGCGATAAAAATTCAACAGCGCTTTTCTTCCCAGGCGATGGTTCGATCGTGGCTCGGGATGAACCGCCCTCTTTTTGCCGCGCTCAAGCTTGAAAAAATTGTGATGTTCCTCATCCTCGCGTTGATCACGCTGGTGGCGGCATTTACCATTCTCTCCAATTTGCTGTTGGTGACGGCCCAACGGGTTCGTGAAATCGGAATCCTGCGTGCCATGGGCGCGACTCGAGGGGCGATCCAAAGAATTTTTCTTTTAAAGGGATTTCTTATGGGGTTGTTGGGCACAGGGGGTGGGATGCTCTTGGGGCTCGGGATTTCCTTGCTTTTGAAGCGCTACGAATTCGTTAAGTTGCCGGCTGACGTCTATTATGTTGAGCGTCTCCCCGTGACCATTGTTCCGGGAGATGTGGCGCTGGTGGCCGTGGCGGCGGTTCTCATCGTTTTGTTGGCCACCCTCTATCCCGCCCGGGCGGCCTCTCGGCTCGACGCCTTGGACGCCATTCGGAGAATCTAA
- a CDS encoding ABC transporter ATP-binding protein, whose translation MDSASPPVLVSAQELRKTFGSVDVLRGVSVDIVSGERVGIVGPSGAGKSTLLHLMGLLTSPSGGRLEIGGREVGSLTDEEGTRLRSETIGFLFQSHHLLPDLSLLENVMIPLLIRRMKSREASTRAQALLTRLGLGHRFHHRPGEASGGEQQRAALARALVHGPRLLLADEPTGNLDRGIGREVESLLREETRAHGTTLVLVTHDEHLASQMDRRLTLVDGRLERID comes from the coding sequence ATGGATTCAGCCTCTCCTCCCGTTCTCGTTTCGGCCCAAGAACTTCGAAAAACCTTTGGTTCGGTCGATGTCCTTCGTGGTGTCTCGGTGGATATCGTTTCGGGCGAACGTGTCGGTATTGTGGGGCCATCGGGGGCGGGAAAATCCACCCTGTTGCATCTGATGGGGCTCCTCACTTCACCTTCCGGGGGCCGATTGGAGATTGGGGGTCGGGAAGTGGGGTCTCTGACGGATGAGGAAGGCACCCGTCTTCGAAGCGAAACGATCGGTTTTCTCTTTCAATCCCACCACCTGTTGCCGGATCTCTCACTTCTGGAAAATGTTATGATTCCTTTGCTCATCCGTCGGATGAAATCCCGTGAGGCGTCCACGCGGGCTCAGGCGCTTTTAACCCGGTTGGGGTTGGGGCACCGGTTTCACCACCGCCCAGGGGAAGCTTCCGGGGGGGAGCAGCAACGGGCCGCGCTGGCGCGGGCTCTTGTTCACGGACCGCGACTTCTCTTGGCGGACGAACCCACGGGAAATCTGGATCGAGGAATTGGGCGGGAAGTGGAATCTCTGTTGCGTGAGGAGACACGCGCCCATGGGACCACGTTGGTGCTTGTGACTCACGATGAACATTTGGCCTCACAAATGGATCGGCGGCTGACCCTGGTGGACGGCCGGTTGGAACGAATTGACTAA
- a CDS encoding ATP-dependent Clp protease ATP-binding subunit: MSNRFTERAQRVILIAQEEAKRLNHDYVGTEHLLLGLIALGEGVAAQVLANLGVDLRRVRAEIEKIVGTGDNVMLLGEIPFTPRAKKVLELAVEEAQNMGHNYVGTEHLLLGLIREEEGVAARVLENIGVRLDVVREEVISLLGEGQAGPSSSPGATGPGPAGHHPPGQKSKSKTPTLDEFGRDLTLMAKDGKLDPVIGRENEIERVIQILLRRTKNNPVLIGDPGVGKTAIVEGLAQRLASDEAPDLLQGKRVMTLDLAAVVAGTKYRGEFEQRLKNIMDEIRRAKNQIILFIDELHTVIGAGAAEGAIDASNMLKPSLARGELQCIGATTMDEYRKYIEHDAALERRFQPIIVDPPSVDDTVKILTGLRDRYEAHHKVKFEDEAVKAAAELSERYITDRFLPDKAIDLIDEAGSRARLQTTQRPKELKDREGEIDKITHEKESSISAQEYEKAAKLRDKEKEMRRLLEEERKAWREKRDATIPLVTAEDIAAVVSKWTGIPAMKLTETEQAKLVHMDEELHKRVIGQEEAIKAISQSIRRSRTGLKDPKKPVGSFIFLGPTGVGKTELARALAEFLFGNEDSLVRIDMSEYMEKFSVSRLIGAPPGYVGYEEGGQLTEAVRRKPYSVVLLDEIEKAHPDTFNILLQMMDDGSLSDNLGHKVSFKNTVIIMTSNVGARLISKGKSLGFLIQEDAAKDYASMKDTVMEEVKKAFNPEFLNRLDDIIVFHPLTREESRQILDLMLTRVSKKISSQGLTVELTDEAKNFLVEKGFDPHYGARPLQRSIQRLLEDPLAEDILSKKVSPGTSVFVGVDPTAGKLVFSTTPPQETVKSN, encoded by the coding sequence ATGTCCAACCGATTTACTGAACGTGCCCAACGGGTTATTCTCATCGCACAGGAAGAAGCCAAACGGTTAAACCATGATTATGTGGGCACCGAACATCTTCTTCTGGGTTTGATCGCTCTCGGAGAGGGGGTGGCGGCCCAGGTTCTGGCTAATTTAGGGGTGGACCTCCGGCGGGTTCGGGCGGAAATTGAAAAAATTGTTGGTACCGGGGATAACGTGATGCTTTTGGGGGAGATCCCCTTTACCCCTCGGGCCAAAAAAGTTTTGGAATTGGCTGTGGAAGAAGCGCAGAATATGGGCCACAACTATGTGGGGACCGAACACCTCCTTCTGGGTTTGATTCGCGAGGAAGAAGGGGTCGCGGCGCGTGTTCTGGAAAACATTGGAGTGCGTTTGGATGTGGTTCGTGAGGAAGTGATCTCTCTCTTGGGGGAAGGCCAAGCCGGCCCAAGTTCGAGCCCGGGGGCCACCGGGCCAGGTCCCGCGGGGCATCATCCCCCTGGTCAAAAATCAAAATCGAAAACGCCCACACTGGACGAATTTGGCCGGGATTTAACCTTAATGGCCAAAGACGGAAAGCTTGACCCCGTGATCGGTCGGGAGAATGAAATTGAGCGCGTGATTCAAATTCTCCTCCGGCGGACCAAAAACAATCCCGTTCTTATTGGTGATCCGGGCGTCGGAAAAACGGCGATTGTGGAAGGATTAGCTCAGCGGTTGGCCTCCGATGAAGCTCCCGATCTTCTTCAGGGCAAACGGGTGATGACATTGGATTTGGCCGCGGTGGTGGCGGGGACAAAATACCGCGGGGAATTCGAGCAACGCCTCAAGAACATTATGGACGAAATTCGTCGCGCCAAAAATCAAATTATTTTATTTATTGATGAGTTGCACACGGTGATTGGGGCGGGGGCGGCGGAAGGGGCTATCGACGCGTCCAATATGCTGAAACCTTCTCTGGCGCGCGGTGAGCTTCAGTGCATCGGCGCAACCACCATGGACGAGTATCGGAAATACATTGAACACGATGCCGCTTTAGAACGCCGGTTCCAGCCGATCATCGTTGACCCTCCGTCCGTTGATGATACGGTGAAGATCCTGACGGGGTTGCGGGACCGCTACGAAGCCCACCATAAGGTGAAATTCGAAGACGAGGCGGTCAAAGCCGCGGCGGAGCTTTCCGAGCGCTACATTACCGATCGCTTTCTCCCGGACAAGGCCATTGATTTAATTGATGAGGCGGGGAGTCGGGCTCGTCTTCAAACCACGCAGCGTCCCAAGGAATTGAAAGATCGCGAAGGGGAGATTGATAAAATCACTCACGAGAAGGAATCGTCGATTTCCGCCCAGGAGTATGAAAAAGCGGCGAAACTTCGTGACAAGGAAAAAGAGATGCGCCGATTGTTGGAGGAGGAGAGGAAAGCGTGGCGTGAAAAAAGGGACGCCACCATTCCTCTTGTCACCGCGGAGGACATCGCGGCGGTGGTGTCCAAATGGACCGGAATACCAGCCATGAAATTAACCGAAACAGAGCAGGCCAAATTGGTTCACATGGATGAGGAACTTCACAAGCGTGTGATCGGGCAAGAGGAAGCCATTAAGGCGATCTCCCAATCCATTCGCCGAAGCAGGACCGGCCTGAAAGATCCCAAGAAGCCTGTGGGGAGTTTTATTTTTCTGGGGCCGACAGGTGTTGGTAAAACCGAGTTGGCGCGCGCCTTGGCGGAGTTCCTTTTTGGTAATGAGGATTCTCTGGTGCGGATTGATATGTCGGAATATATGGAAAAATTTTCTGTCTCCCGCCTGATCGGGGCCCCCCCGGGATATGTGGGGTATGAGGAGGGCGGCCAACTGACCGAAGCTGTTCGGCGGAAGCCCTATTCGGTTGTTCTTTTAGACGAAATTGAAAAAGCGCATCCGGACACCTTTAACATTCTTCTCCAAATGATGGACGATGGGTCTCTCTCTGATAATTTGGGTCACAAGGTCAGTTTTAAAAATACCGTGATTATCATGACATCCAATGTGGGGGCCCGCTTGATTTCGAAGGGGAAATCCTTGGGATTTCTCATTCAAGAAGACGCGGCCAAGGACTACGCCTCCATGAAAGACACGGTCATGGAGGAAGTAAAGAAGGCGTTCAACCCTGAATTTTTAAACCGGTTGGACGATATTATCGTTTTCCATCCGCTCACGCGGGAGGAAAGCCGGCAGATTTTGGACCTGATGTTGACTCGGGTATCCAAGAAAATTTCCAGTCAAGGGTTAACGGTCGAGTTGACGGACGAAGCTAAAAATTTCTTGGTGGAAAAAGGTTTTGACCCCCATTACGGGGCGCGTCCGTTGCAACGGTCAATTCAACGGCTTTTGGAGGACCCCTTGGCGGAGGACATCCTTTCCAAAAAGGTGTCTCCCGGGACTTCTGTCTTTGTCGGTGTGGACCCCACCGCTGGCAAGCTCGTTTTTTCAACGACCCCGCCACAGGAAACAGTCAAAAGCAATTAA
- a CDS encoding response regulator encodes MKILIAEDDPTTLETLTRALERWNLEVIPAVNGREAWEILQRPDPPQMALLDWMMPDMEGLEVCRLFREKPGLQMCYMILLTSRNSKDDLMMGLLSGADDYVTKPFHAGELWARIEVGRRVLNIQQTLADRIRDLTEAMTQIKNLRGLLPICAYCKKIRDSKDYWRQVESYLAEHTDATFTHGICPDCFSRVMAENSKNLPPPIDSIG; translated from the coding sequence CCTTATTGCGGAAGATGACCCGACCACTCTTGAAACATTGACGCGGGCCTTGGAACGGTGGAACCTGGAAGTCATCCCAGCGGTTAACGGGCGTGAAGCTTGGGAAATCCTCCAGCGACCGGACCCCCCGCAGATGGCCCTGTTGGACTGGATGATGCCGGATATGGAAGGACTTGAGGTTTGTCGTTTGTTTCGGGAGAAACCGGGCCTTCAGATGTGTTACATGATCCTCCTGACGTCCCGGAACAGTAAGGATGATTTGATGATGGGCCTTCTCTCTGGGGCGGATGATTATGTGACGAAACCTTTTCACGCGGGGGAGTTGTGGGCTCGAATTGAAGTGGGGCGTCGGGTGTTGAACATACAACAAACATTGGCCGATCGGATTCGGGATTTAACCGAAGCCATGACTCAAATTAAAAATCTCCGCGGCTTGTTGCCCATCTGTGCCTATTGCAAAAAGATCCGGGATAGTAAAGATTACTGGCGCCAAGTGGAAAGTTACCTGGCCGAACATACGGACGCTACGTTCACCCACGGGATTTGTCCGGACTGTTTTTCCCGGGTCATGGCTGAAAACTCTAAAAACCTTCCCCCGCCCATCGACTCTATCGGTTGA
- the prfB gene encoding peptide chain release factor 2 (programmed frameshift) encodes MQSSLGQLGRFLDVGAKRDRLKILETEALKPELWNDPTGAQKTLRESTALKNTLLRFDKLEKSLGDLVALEELCREMGGDSEWKELSEGVTALQMAIGDMTFRAKLSGPMDAKNAIVSLHAGAGGTESCDWTEMLYRMYTRWAERNGCTVEVTNLMPGDGAGYKRAEFLVSGEFAYGNLKSEIGVHRLVRISPFDSNARRHTSFAACDVIPEIDDDIPIDIKEADLKVDTFKSGGAGGQHVNKTESAVRFTHIPTGIIVSSQVERSQHKNRAMCLKLLKAKLYDQQLEKQRAVTEKHYDDKGDIAWGHQIRSYVFMPYQLVKDTRSGYESSQIQAIMDGDLNPFIHAYLEWKLSGALPRRTALES; translated from the exons ATGCAGAGTTCTTTGGGGCAGTTGGGGAGGTTTCTT GACGTCGGTGCTAAACGCGATCGTTTAAAAATCCTCGAAACAGAAGCCTTGAAACCGGAACTCTGGAACGATCCCACCGGGGCTCAAAAAACTCTCCGTGAATCAACCGCTCTCAAGAACACGCTCCTCCGTTTTGATAAACTGGAAAAATCCCTTGGGGACTTGGTTGCCTTGGAAGAGCTCTGTCGTGAGATGGGGGGCGATTCCGAATGGAAAGAATTAAGTGAAGGGGTGACCGCTCTCCAAATGGCCATTGGGGATATGACCTTTCGAGCGAAACTCTCGGGGCCCATGGACGCGAAGAACGCGATCGTCTCTCTACACGCTGGAGCGGGTGGCACGGAATCCTGTGATTGGACCGAAATGCTGTATCGAATGTACACCCGTTGGGCCGAACGAAATGGTTGCACGGTGGAGGTCACGAACCTGATGCCCGGTGACGGGGCGGGGTACAAGCGTGCGGAGTTTCTTGTGTCCGGTGAGTTTGCTTACGGGAACCTGAAGTCGGAGATCGGGGTTCATCGGTTGGTTCGGATCTCCCCCTTTGATTCCAATGCCCGTCGCCATACCTCGTTTGCCGCCTGCGACGTGATCCCCGAGATTGACGACGATATTCCGATCGATATTAAAGAAGCGGACCTGAAAGTCGATACCTTTAAATCCGGTGGCGCTGGCGGTCAGCACGTGAACAAAACGGAGTCGGCGGTTCGGTTTACCCACATCCCTACGGGAATTATTGTCTCCTCACAGGTCGAACGGAGTCAACACAAAAATCGCGCCATGTGCTTAAAATTATTGAAAGCCAAACTATACGATCAGCAGCTTGAAAAACAGCGGGCTGTGACTGAAAAACATTACGATGACAAAGGCGACATTGCTTGGGGACACCAAATTCGCTCTTATGTTTTTATGCCTTACCAGTTGGTGAAAGACACCCGGAGCGGGTATGAGAGCAGCCAAATTCAAGCCATCATGGACGGAGATTTAAATCCTTTTATTCACGCCTATTTGGAGTGGAAATTGTCGGGCGCCCTCCCGCGACGAACAGCCCTTGAAAGTTAA
- a CDS encoding response regulator, with product MSKILIVDDEKETVELLRLVLEKEQHQIFPAFSGETALQELKHQTPDLILLDVTMPGMDGYTLMSHLQSEEATRDIPVMILTGRENMRDTFEVFRTVVDFVSKPFDIKELRARVQAALQKG from the coding sequence ATGTCTAAAATTTTGATAGTGGATGATGAAAAAGAGACGGTGGAACTCCTTCGTCTTGTCTTGGAAAAAGAGCAGCACCAGATCTTTCCGGCTTTCAGTGGCGAGACGGCTCTCCAGGAATTAAAGCACCAAACCCCGGATCTCATCCTCTTGGACGTGACGATGCCCGGGATGGACGGTTATACTTTAATGAGCCATCTCCAGTCCGAAGAGGCGACCCGAGATATCCCTGTCATGATTCTGACTGGCCGGGAAAATATGCGGGACACCTTTGAGGTGTTTCGCACCGTGGTGGATTTCGTTTCCAAGCCGTTTGATATTAAAGAACTCCGCGCCCGCGTTCAGGCCGCTCTCCAAAAGGGATAA
- the lysS gene encoding lysine--tRNA ligase, with protein MTDGVNPSSFDDLVSQRRSKLDAFRVAGTNPFPARFDVRDCASDVHVRHAALLHGGHAEESVTVAGRVMTRRDMGKTIFAHVQDLSGKIQIYLKKDELGDVFSAFQNGVDLGDIVGVTGFPFRTRTGEVTVHAKSWILLSKALRPPPEKFHGMTDVDIRYRRREVDLFSNEDVRARFLARQRIVSSLRHTLLKHHFIEVETPMLQTVAGGAAAKPFTTHHNALDMSLSLRIAPELFLKRLLVGGLDRVFEIGRAFRNEGIDTRHNPEFTILEAYQAYTDVHGMMDLTETLIQDAARAVGPLGRAPSLESSEGTVRASTPEGSVPSAESTSGRLFSYRKKTVDLSLPFARVSLPQVFQEKLGLDYEALCRDNGWRAAAQNMGFEVEGMPDAKCFDLLLDEKIIPGLPPAAFLYGYPAAFSPLAKARPETPDIADRFELFICGEEVANAYSEQNDPDVQRKHFEAQARQRQAGDDEAMPADEEFLVALEHGMPPAGGLGIGVDRLTMILTGTDSIREVILFPLLRPE; from the coding sequence ATGACGGACGGTGTGAATCCCTCCTCCTTTGATGATTTGGTCTCCCAGCGACGGTCCAAGCTGGACGCTTTTCGTGTGGCGGGGACGAACCCGTTCCCCGCGCGGTTTGACGTGAGGGACTGTGCTTCCGATGTTCACGTTCGTCACGCGGCCCTTCTCCACGGGGGCCACGCGGAAGAGTCCGTTACCGTGGCCGGGCGGGTGATGACCCGCCGAGACATGGGGAAAACAATTTTTGCCCATGTGCAGGACCTTTCTGGGAAAATTCAAATCTATTTAAAGAAAGACGAACTGGGCGACGTTTTCTCAGCGTTTCAAAATGGCGTGGATCTTGGGGATATCGTGGGGGTCACCGGATTCCCCTTTCGAACACGGACCGGAGAAGTGACGGTCCACGCCAAGAGTTGGATTCTGCTGTCCAAGGCGTTGCGGCCCCCACCGGAAAAATTTCATGGGATGACGGATGTGGACATACGCTACCGTCGGCGGGAAGTGGATTTATTTTCGAATGAAGACGTGCGCGCTCGCTTTTTAGCTCGGCAACGAATTGTTTCATCTCTGCGTCACACCCTCTTGAAGCACCATTTTATTGAAGTGGAAACCCCCATGCTTCAAACTGTCGCAGGGGGGGCGGCGGCCAAGCCCTTTACCACGCACCACAACGCGCTGGATATGTCCCTTTCCCTGCGAATTGCCCCCGAACTTTTCTTGAAAAGACTGTTAGTGGGGGGGTTGGATCGTGTGTTCGAAATCGGCCGTGCGTTCCGGAACGAAGGAATCGACACGCGGCACAATCCCGAGTTCACTATTTTGGAAGCGTACCAAGCCTACACCGATGTGCATGGAATGATGGATCTGACCGAAACCCTCATTCAGGACGCGGCGCGGGCTGTGGGTCCCCTGGGTCGTGCCCCATCCTTAGAATCCTCGGAGGGGACGGTCCGGGCCAGCACCCCTGAGGGCTCCGTTCCATCGGCAGAGTCAACTTCGGGACGGCTTTTTTCCTATCGAAAAAAGACGGTCGATCTTTCCCTTCCTTTTGCAAGGGTTTCTCTTCCGCAGGTCTTTCAGGAAAAATTGGGTCTTGATTACGAGGCCCTGTGTCGGGACAACGGTTGGCGAGCGGCCGCACAGAATATGGGGTTTGAGGTCGAGGGGATGCCCGACGCCAAGTGTTTTGACCTCCTTCTGGACGAAAAAATCATCCCGGGATTACCTCCGGCCGCGTTTCTCTATGGGTATCCCGCGGCTTTTTCTCCTCTGGCGAAGGCGCGTCCGGAAACGCCGGACATCGCCGATCGTTTCGAACTGTTTATTTGTGGGGAAGAGGTGGCGAACGCCTACTCGGAACAAAACGATCCTGACGTCCAACGAAAACATTTTGAGGCGCAGGCTCGACAACGCCAGGCGGGCGACGATGAGGCCATGCCCGCGGACGAGGAATTTTTGGTTGCCTTGGAGCACGGCATGCCACCGGCCGGAGGGCTCGGGATCGGGGTGGATCGATTGACCATGATTTTGACGGGGACCGATTCCATTCGGGAAGTGATTTTGTTTCCACTCTTGCGTCCGGAATAA